In a genomic window of Streptomyces roseoviridis:
- a CDS encoding MFS transporter, translating into MRVPLYLTAVLVSGFGTTAMWLVSGIWVKSLTGSDALAALTAFALWAPALLGPLLGAVVDRVRRRPLLVGVNLAMAAVLPLLLWVDRAERVWLLFAVLVVYGTQGAVHEAAEAALAAEAFAPERLGDLNGLRMTVNEAVKLIAPLVAAGLFARCGGGPVALLDAVTFAVAAGVFALLPVREGRPVRGRRPRVAEGVRPLWESAALRPLVLAGGFTMLLAGLNGAAVYAVVDRGLGHSPAYAGVLYAAQGAGSVAAGLAAGPLLRRFSERGLASAGLALFALGAAARALPYDAVALGASGLIGVGLPWVLIATMTAVQRGVPARAVGRAVGTANTLVFVPNAVALGVGAGLTALVDVRTLLVVLGVAGAAGAGLLAAGRPGPARPRPGRFTVP; encoded by the coding sequence ATGCGTGTTCCCCTCTATCTGACCGCCGTGCTGGTGTCCGGGTTCGGCACGACGGCGATGTGGCTGGTCTCCGGGATCTGGGTCAAGTCGCTCACCGGTTCCGACGCCCTGGCGGCCCTGACCGCCTTCGCCTTGTGGGCGCCCGCGCTCCTCGGTCCGCTGCTCGGCGCGGTGGTGGACCGGGTGCGCCGGCGTCCGCTGCTGGTGGGGGTGAACCTGGCGATGGCGGCGGTGCTGCCGCTGCTGCTCTGGGTCGACCGGGCCGAGCGGGTGTGGCTGCTGTTTGCGGTCCTCGTCGTGTACGGGACGCAGGGCGCGGTCCACGAGGCGGCGGAGGCGGCACTGGCGGCCGAGGCGTTCGCCCCGGAGCGGCTCGGGGACCTCAACGGGCTGCGGATGACCGTGAACGAGGCCGTGAAGCTGATCGCCCCGCTGGTGGCGGCGGGGCTCTTCGCCCGGTGCGGCGGTGGCCCCGTGGCGCTCCTGGACGCGGTGACCTTCGCCGTGGCGGCGGGGGTGTTCGCGCTGCTGCCGGTGCGGGAGGGGCGGCCGGTGCGGGGGCGGCGCCCTCGGGTGGCCGAGGGGGTGCGGCCGTTGTGGGAGTCGGCGGCGCTGCGGCCGCTGGTGCTGGCGGGCGGCTTCACGATGCTGCTCGCGGGGCTCAACGGGGCGGCGGTGTACGCCGTGGTGGACCGGGGGCTCGGACACTCCCCGGCGTACGCGGGCGTGCTGTACGCGGCCCAGGGCGCCGGGTCGGTGGCGGCCGGGCTGGCGGCGGGTCCGCTGCTGCGGCGCTTCTCCGAGCGCGGGCTCGCCTCGGCGGGCCTCGCCCTCTTCGCGCTGGGCGCGGCGGCCAGGGCGCTGCCGTACGACGCGGTGGCCCTGGGCGCGAGCGGGCTGATCGGGGTGGGGCTGCCGTGGGTGCTGATCGCCACGATGACGGCGGTCCAGCGGGGCGTGCCGGCACGGGCGGTGGGCCGGGCGGTGGGGACCGCGAACACCCTCGTGTTCGTGCCGAACGCGGTGGCCCTCGGCGTGGGGGCCGGTCTGACGGCGCTGGTGGACGTGCGGACGCTGCTCGTGGTGCTCGGTGTCGCCGGGGCGGCCGGTGCCGGGCTCCTGGCCGCCGGCCGCCCCGGCCCCGCCCGGCCCCGCCCCGGCCGGTTCACCGTGCCGTGA
- a CDS encoding DUF2867 domain-containing protein, translated as MRGPRTIRNVHQRIIEAPAETVGALVDRLSAPDDPLFPTPVWPAMVLDRPLAVGADGGHGPVRYRVTAHEPGRSVRFDTDDDLGAGFHRLDVEPLGPDRCRISHVLEVAMPPVAFALFKLVVEPVHDTMIEEIFDNAERAALGSLPHPPARRSRRALLANRLRWVKPVAVPVPAEARLLRGAFERPDFTDAWRLPLAPGMPRDPRAWRHLLPFAERGAEDRELMLGEDAFHLDFRGSLVVDDESVTLATAVRLHNTYGRLYFAVVRRLHPYVVRRMMRRAHRRVAFATPPAGERNRELRTAP; from the coding sequence ATGCGCGGTCCGCGCACGATACGCAACGTCCACCAGAGGATCATCGAGGCCCCGGCCGAGACCGTCGGCGCCCTCGTCGACCGGCTCTCCGCGCCGGACGACCCCCTGTTCCCCACCCCGGTCTGGCCCGCGATGGTCCTCGACCGGCCCCTCGCCGTCGGCGCGGACGGCGGCCACGGCCCGGTCCGCTACCGCGTCACCGCCCACGAGCCGGGGCGGTCCGTCCGCTTCGACACCGACGACGACCTGGGTGCGGGCTTCCACCGGCTCGACGTCGAGCCGCTCGGGCCCGACCGGTGCCGGATCTCGCACGTCCTCGAAGTGGCCATGCCCCCGGTGGCGTTCGCCCTGTTCAAGCTGGTGGTCGAGCCGGTGCACGACACGATGATCGAGGAGATCTTCGACAACGCCGAGCGGGCCGCCCTCGGCTCCCTGCCGCATCCGCCCGCCCGTCGCTCCCGGCGCGCCCTGCTGGCCAACCGGCTGCGCTGGGTGAAGCCGGTTGCCGTCCCGGTCCCGGCCGAGGCCCGGTTGCTCCGCGGGGCCTTCGAGCGGCCGGACTTCACCGACGCCTGGCGCCTGCCGCTCGCCCCGGGCATGCCCCGCGACCCGCGGGCCTGGCGCCACCTGCTGCCCTTCGCCGAGCGGGGCGCCGAGGACCGCGAGCTCATGCTCGGCGAGGACGCGTTCCACCTGGACTTCCGCGGCTCGCTGGTGGTCGACGACGAGAGCGTCACCCTGGCGACGGCGGTACGGCTGCACAACACCTACGGCCGCCTCTACTTCGCGGTGGTGCGCCGGCTCCATCCGTACGTCGTCCGCCGGATGATGCGCCGTGCGCACCGGCGCGTCGCGTTCGCGACCCCTCCCGCCGGCGAGCGGAACCGGGAACTGCGCACGGCCCCCTAG
- a CDS encoding TetR/AcrR family transcriptional regulator has product MRRHEDPQAREARPKGGGETGGSPGSGTPRSGTRGAGRKRLTADDWADAALAALAERGLAGVAVEPLAARLGATKGSFYWHFANRDALVAAALARWEELSTERIITAMEAAEPDPAARLGALLRGATASAAEDPLEVRLLAAADHPEVGAALARVTERRVGYLAHLFELLGFPPPEARRRGLLAYTSYVGHAQLAHAVPGSVPADPEYLAAVSDALLKP; this is encoded by the coding sequence ATGCGCCGGCACGAGGACCCCCAGGCACGAGAGGCCCGCCCGAAGGGCGGAGGAGAGACGGGCGGCTCCCCGGGGAGCGGCACCCCGCGGAGCGGGACCCGAGGAGCCGGACGCAAGCGTCTGACCGCCGACGACTGGGCCGACGCGGCCCTCGCCGCCCTCGCCGAGCGCGGTCTCGCCGGAGTCGCGGTGGAACCGCTCGCGGCCCGCCTCGGCGCCACCAAGGGCAGCTTCTACTGGCACTTCGCCAACCGCGACGCGCTGGTCGCGGCCGCCCTCGCCCGCTGGGAGGAGCTGTCCACCGAGCGGATCATCACGGCCATGGAGGCCGCCGAACCCGACCCCGCCGCGCGCCTCGGCGCGCTCCTGCGCGGGGCGACCGCCTCGGCCGCCGAGGACCCCCTGGAGGTGCGGCTGCTCGCCGCCGCCGACCACCCCGAGGTCGGGGCGGCCCTCGCCCGCGTCACCGAACGCCGGGTCGGCTACCTCGCCCACCTCTTCGAACTGCTCGGCTTCCCGCCGCCCGAGGCCCGCCGCCGCGGGCTCCTCGCCTACACCAGCTACGTGGGCCACGCCCAGCTGGCCCACGCCGTGCCGGGCTCCGTCCCGGCGGACCCGGAGTACCTGGCGGCGGTGTCGGACGCGCTCCTCAAGCCGTGA
- a CDS encoding penicillin-binding protein 2: MNKTIRRASVFSLLLVLALLGRATWVQAYEGRALANDKNNRRQTIAQYAQPLGNIVVAGSPVTGSKETKGGDLAYKRSYTDGELYAAVTGYSSQAYGATQLEGIYADVLDGTDTRLKNPLAALTGESAEPGTVLTTIDPAVQKAGYRALGKKKGAAVAIDPKTGRILGMVSTPSYDPSRIAGLTDGDAWRELTGDPDKPLVNRALRQPLPPGSTFKLVVAAAALEDGLYGSVDTATNSPDPYTLPGTRTVLRNENASAPCENATLRTALRYSCNNVFAKLAVDLGQDKVRAMAEKFGFGDKELDVPVRAYPSVYPTGMDRAQTALSGIGQFEVTATPLQMAMVSAALANDGLMASPHMVSRVVDSDGDALQTYEDGDTRRIVSSSTAQQLRSAMRTVVEEGTGTNAAIAGVEVGGKTGTAQHGENNSKTPYAWFTSYAKDPATGKEVAVAVLIEDSGAARSEVSGNGLAAPVAQKMMKAALK; the protein is encoded by the coding sequence ATGAACAAGACGATCAGGCGCGCCTCGGTCTTCTCGCTGCTCCTGGTGCTCGCCCTCCTCGGGCGGGCCACCTGGGTGCAGGCGTACGAAGGCCGGGCCCTCGCGAACGACAAGAACAACCGGCGGCAGACCATCGCGCAGTACGCGCAGCCGCTCGGGAACATCGTCGTGGCCGGCTCGCCGGTCACCGGCTCGAAGGAGACGAAGGGCGGCGACCTCGCGTACAAGCGCTCCTACACCGACGGCGAGCTCTACGCGGCCGTCACCGGCTACAGCTCGCAGGCGTACGGGGCGACCCAGCTGGAGGGCATCTACGCCGACGTGCTCGACGGCACCGACACCCGCCTGAAGAACCCGCTGGCCGCGCTCACCGGCGAGAGCGCCGAGCCGGGCACCGTCCTGACGACGATCGACCCGGCCGTGCAGAAGGCGGGCTACCGGGCGCTCGGGAAGAAGAAGGGCGCCGCCGTCGCCATCGACCCGAAGACGGGCCGGATCCTCGGCATGGTGTCGACGCCGTCGTACGACCCGTCGAGGATCGCCGGCCTGACGGACGGGGACGCGTGGCGCGAGCTCACCGGCGACCCGGACAAGCCCCTGGTCAACAGGGCGCTGCGGCAACCGCTGCCGCCCGGCTCGACGTTCAAGCTGGTGGTCGCGGCGGCGGCCCTGGAGGACGGCCTGTACGGCTCCGTGGACACGGCGACCAACAGCCCGGACCCGTACACGCTGCCCGGCACGCGGACCGTGCTGCGGAACGAGAACGCGTCCGCGCCCTGTGAGAACGCCACCCTCCGCACCGCGCTGCGCTACTCCTGCAACAACGTCTTCGCGAAACTGGCCGTCGACCTCGGCCAGGACAAGGTGCGGGCGATGGCGGAGAAGTTCGGCTTCGGCGACAAGGAGCTGGACGTGCCCGTGCGGGCGTATCCGAGCGTGTACCCGACCGGCATGGACAGGGCGCAGACGGCTCTGAGCGGTATCGGCCAGTTCGAGGTGACGGCGACCCCGCTCCAGATGGCGATGGTGTCGGCGGCCCTCGCCAACGACGGCCTCATGGCGAGCCCGCACATGGTGTCCCGGGTCGTCGACTCCGACGGCGACGCCCTGCAGACGTACGAGGACGGGGACACCCGGCGGATCGTGTCCTCGTCGACGGCACAGCAGCTGCGCAGCGCGATGCGGACCGTGGTCGAGGAGGGCACCGGCACCAACGCGGCGATCGCCGGCGTCGAGGTGGGCGGCAAGACCGGCACGGCCCAGCACGGCGAGAACAACAGCAAGACGCCGTACGCGTGGTTCACGTCGTACGCGAAGGACCCGGCCACCGGCAAGGAGGTCGCGGTCGCGGTGTTGATCGAGGACTCGGGCGCGGCCCGCTCGGAGGTCAGCGGCAACGGGCTGGCGGCGCCGGTGGCGCAGAAGATGATGAAGGCGGCGCTGAAGTGA
- a CDS encoding response regulator transcription factor, with the protein MNAPASVPVPAPAPVSEGPALRIVVADDERMVRTALRVILDAEPDLEVVGEAATGAEAVSVVRELRPDVVLMDVRMPEIDGIQATRQILSGPDGPRIVVVTTFENDAYVYDALRVGAAGFLLKRAAPEELVSAVRLVARSDSLLYPAAVRGLAAEHARRHPPAPPAWAARLTEREADVLRHMAKGLTNAEIAGLLGVGPATVKTHVAAVLSKTGARDRTQAVILAYESGFVRPST; encoded by the coding sequence ATGAACGCCCCCGCCTCCGTGCCCGTCCCCGCTCCCGCCCCCGTGTCCGAGGGCCCGGCCCTCAGGATCGTCGTCGCCGACGACGAGCGCATGGTGCGGACCGCGCTGCGCGTGATCCTGGACGCCGAGCCGGACCTGGAGGTGGTCGGGGAGGCCGCGACCGGCGCCGAGGCCGTGTCCGTGGTGCGGGAGCTGCGGCCCGACGTGGTTCTGATGGACGTCCGGATGCCCGAGATCGACGGCATCCAGGCGACCCGGCAGATCCTGTCCGGCCCCGACGGGCCCCGGATCGTGGTGGTCACCACCTTCGAGAACGACGCCTACGTGTACGACGCGCTGCGGGTGGGCGCGGCGGGCTTCCTGCTCAAGCGGGCCGCGCCGGAGGAGCTGGTGAGCGCGGTCCGCCTGGTCGCCCGCAGCGACTCCCTGCTCTACCCGGCGGCCGTCCGCGGCCTCGCCGCCGAGCACGCCCGCCGCCACCCGCCGGCCCCGCCCGCCTGGGCGGCCCGCCTCACCGAGCGCGAGGCGGACGTGCTGCGCCACATGGCCAAGGGCCTGACGAACGCGGAGATCGCCGGCCTGCTGGGGGTCGGCCCGGCGACCGTGAAGACCCATGTGGCCGCCGTCCTGTCGAAGACGGGCGCCCGGGACCGCACGCAGGCGGTGATCCTCGCGTACGAGTCGGGCTTCGTCCGGCCGAGCACCTGA